Below is a genomic region from Ammonifex degensii KC4.
CAGGCGCCCTGCCGTGTCGATGATCACCACATCGTAGCCTTTATGGTTAGCCTCATGCATGGCTGAAGCGGCGATTTCCACTGGGTTACCGGGCCGGCTCCAGACAGGCACCTGGATCTGCTCCCCCAACACCTGGAGCTGCTTTACGGCCGCCGGCCGGTAGACGTCCGCGGCCACCAGCAGAGGCCTCCTCCCCTGCTTTTTTAGGCTCAAGGCGAGTTTGGCCGCTGTGGTGGTTTTGCCCGAGCCTTGCAGCCCCACCAGCATGACCACCGTGGGGGGCTTAGGGGCCAGGTTCAGCCGGGCACTCTGCCCCCCCATGAGGCTCACCAACTCGTCGCGTACGATCTTCACCACCTGGTGGGCTGGGCTTAAGCTCTGGATGACTTCCTGACCTACGGCCCGCTCCTTTATGCGGGCGATGAAGTCCTTGACCACTTTATAGTTAACGTCCGCCTCCAGAAGGGCCAGGCGAATCTCGCGCAGGGCGGCGTTGACGTCTTCCTCCGTGAGCTTCCCCTTATTCCTTAGCTTCTTGAACACTTCTTGTAACTTCTCCGTAAGACCAAAAAACAACCCCATTCACCAGCCTTACCTGCCGGGGCCTCGAGTTTCACCGTTGATTTTACTGAAAACTCAACAAAGGTGTCAAGCAAACTTCGTTCCAGCTCCTGACATCCTTAAAGCATATTTCCATGGAACTACTTCCGGAAACGATCCTTGCGATAAAATCTTTAATTAAAAGGGTTTCGGGCGCGAGGTGAAAAGCGTGGAGCTCTTCCTTCTAGCACACGGCTGCCCTAACTGCAGCGGAAGCGTGACGGATGAGCGCCTAGCGGCAGGCCTTCCCTGCCCCCAGTGCCTTCCCCAAGCGGGAAACAATCTTTCCCTCGCTGCCGTTTGCTGCGCCCTGCGGAAGGAGAACAAAATAAGAGAGCTTTCCCCCTTCTGCCGGGCCGAAGAGGGGCTTAAAGAGTTCGAGCTTTTCTTCCGACAGGTCACCGGTCTTAATCTTTCTCCCTTGCAGCGGCTCTGGGCCAAGCGCTTCTTCCTGGAAGAACCCTTCGCCATCATAGCCCCTCCCGGCGTGGGGAAGACCACCTTCGGCCTGACAGTTTCTCTTTACAATCCCCAAAAATCTCTTATCCTGGTACCCACCCGCCTCCTGGTCTGGCAGGTGGCGGAAAAGCTTAGTCATTTTGCCGAAAAGGCAGGCAGCAAGAAGAAAATCCTGAGCATGACAGGCAAAGCCAAAGAGAAGAAAGAGCTTATGCAAAGCGAATACGATATCCTGGTGGCCACCACGCAATTCTTTTACCGCCACTGGTCGGAAATCGCCTCCCACCCCATCACTCTAGTCTTTATCGACGACGTGGACGCCCTGCTCAAGAGCTCCCGCCAGGTAGACAGCCTCTTCTACTTCCTGGGCTACTCGCCGGAGGAAGTGGAAAGGGCTCTCCGCTCCCCGGAAGGGGAACCTAGAGAGGCCGGAAAGCGGCCGCAAAGGTTACTGATTCTATCTTCTGCCACCTTGAAACCCCGGACCAACCGGGTGCGCCTCTTCCAGCGGCTCATGGGCTTCTCCGTCCAGCGGGCCGTGAGCACCCAACGCCGGGTGGTGGATTGTTACGAAGAAGTGCCCGATTTCGCCCGGGCGCTGGCCCGTGCCGCCGAGCTCGTCCGGCAACTGGGACCCGGCGGGCTGGTTCTGGTAAGTCCGGAAGAAGGAAGGGAAGGGGTAAAGGAGGCAACCGCTTATCTCCAGGCCCAGGGGATAGAGGCCGAGAGTTACCTCGAACTTACTCCGGAAGAGCTGGTATCCCGGCTTGCGGAAGGCTCGCTTGAAGTGGCGGTAGGGCTGGCCCACCCCACCAACCCGCTGGTGAGGGGATTAGACCTGCCCCACGTCCTAAAGTACGTGATCTTTGTGGGAGCTCCCTCCCATTTCTTCCCGCTGGACCTCTCCCCAGCTCCCGGCGCTTTACATGGGCTGGGTCTGGCCCTCTTCCCCCTCTTCACGCCGGAAGAGCAGCGTCAGGTCCTGCGGGAGCTCAGGTATCTGCGCCCTTACCTTAACTTGCCCGCCGATGCGGTATCCCGCTATCCCGCCCTGGAGAAACGGGTGCAAGCTTTCGCCTCTTTTCTCAAAGAAAAGCTCAAAGACCCCTCCTTCTGGGAAAAAATAAGGGCGGCCGAAGACCTAAACCTAAGAGAAGAAGAGGGAAAGCTTTATCTGGTCCTGGGAGACGCCACTACCTACCTGCAGGCTTCCGGGCGGGTCTCGCGCCTCACCGCCGCTGGTCTTACGCGCGGGCTGGCCATAACCCTGTGCACCGAGCGCCGGGTGCTCTTGAGTCTCAAGAAGCGGCTACGCGCTCTCACTCCAGCCGAGATAGAATTTATCCCCTTGCAGGAAGTTGACCTGGCCGGGGTCATGCGGGGTATCGAAGAAGATCGACGACGGATCAAAGCGGGGGAACTGGCGGATAAAGAAGGCCCCCGCACAGCGCTGGTGGTAGTGGAGTCTCCCCACAAGGCCCGCACCATTGCTTCTTTCTGGGGAAAGCCCGGAATTCGCCGGGTAAAAGGAGTGCTCGCTTATGAGATACCGGCAGATGAGCGGCACCTCATAATCACTGCTTCCCTGGGGCACGTCTTTAACCTCAGCCGGCAGCAGGGCTTCTTCGGCGTCCTCACCTTCAACCATCACTTCCTGCCCGTCTTCGACACCATAAAGATCTACCGGGAGACGGGCGAGGAGTTGGTGGACCCAGAGGAAGTGGCCCGCTACCCGGAAGGAACGGTGTGGGACAAACAGGAAATCCTAAGGGGGTTGCAGCACCTGGCCTTCGAGGTGGACGAGGTTTACATAGCCAGCGACCCCGACGCGGAAGGAGAAAAGATCGCCTACGACCTTTACCTCTCTTTACGCCCCTTCAACCCCCACATCTACCGGCTGGAGTTCCACGAGGTTACCCCCTCCGCCTTCCGCCGGGCCCTAGAAAACCCAGGACAAGTGAATCTTTACCGCGTGCAGGCCCAGCTCACTCGGCGGGTGCTCGACCGCTGGGTAGGTTTCTGTCTCTCCCGCCGCCTTTGGCAAAAGTTCGGCAACCGCCACCTTTCCGCCGGAAGGGTTCAGACCCCGGTACTGGGGTGGGTAGTGGCCCGCGCCGAAGAAGGAAGGCAAAGAAAGGCGCGCCTGACCTTCTCCTTGGGAGAGGCTACGTTCACCTTGGAAGTGCCCGACCGAGAGCTGGGCCAGAAGATCTTCGGAGAACTGGAAAAGCTATCGTGGGAAATACTAGAGATAAGTGAGGAGGAACGGTCTCCTCTTCCTCCCTTCACCACGGACACCATACTAACCGAGGCGGCCCACCGACTGAGGCTTTCTGCGCCGGTTACCATGAAGCTCCTCCAGGAGCTTTTCGAACTGGGGTTTATCACCTACCACCGCACCGACTCCACCCGCGTCTCCGAAACGGGCCGCTTCCTCGTAGCCAAGCCCTTCATCCTCCAACACTACGGCGAGGAGCTCTTTCACCCACGCAGCTGGGGAGAAGGAGGGGCGCACGAAGCCATAAGGCCCACCCGCCCTATGACCGAAGCCGAGCTTCGCTGGATGGTGGGAGCAGGGTTGGTAGACTTGAGCCAGGAAAGGGCACTAGAGCTTTACGGCCTCATCTTCCGGCGCTTCATGGCCTCGCAGATGGCTCCGGCCCGCGTGCGCAAGGCCAAGGTTCGCTTTCGGGTACCCAGCTACGCCTGGGAAACCGAGGTGGTGGTCGAGCAAATAGCGCCGGGCTTTGCCCTCCTGTGGCCTAACTTCTCCGTGACCGAGCTTCGTCCCGAGGCCCGGTTGACCGGCAAGGAGTACCGCGAACTCCCTCTGGCCGAACCTTACACCGAAGGCACCCTGGTTCAGGAAATGAAGCGGCAAGGCATAGGCCGCCCTTCTACCTACGCGGAAATCGTGGCCACCCTGCTTAATCGCGGCTACCTGGTGGTCCGGGGAGGACGCCTTTACCCCACCCGCCTGGGCTTCAAAGTGTACCGCTACCTGAAAGAAAACTTTCCCGAGTACGCCGACACCGCCTTAACCCGGGAGATAGAAGCGGCCATGGACCTCATCGCCGAGGGGAAGGAGGACTACCAGGAAGTGCTGCAGAAGCTGTATAAGGTCAGAGAAATCCTCGCCTGAAGGGAGTTTTGCACGTGGAAAAGCTCATCGGGGTAAAAGAAGCCCTGGAACTCAGCCGGGAAAAAGTGCGGGAGCTTCACCGAGAGTACCTCAACGCCGGGCTCTGCCAACTTCTGCGCCTGCTCGACTTCGACAAGCGCTTCGTGAAGGCTGAGGGGGCTAAACTCTGGGACGAAGAAGGAAAAATGTATTGGGATTTCCTGGGCTCTTTCGGGGCCATGAACATAGGACACAACCACCCTAAAGTCCTGGCCGCCCTGGATCTGGTACGGGGCTTCCCCACCATGGTACAGACCACCCTCTCTCCCTTAGCCGGGGCCTTGGCCCGCAACCTCTGCCGGCTGGCGCCGGGAGGAATGAAACGTGCTTTCTTCTGCAACAGCGGGGCGGAAGCGGTGGAGGGGGCGCTTAAACTGGCCCGAGCCGCCACCGGACGCCCAGGCTTTATCTATTGCCACAACTCCTTCCACGGCAAAACTTTCGGTGCCCTCTCGGTCACCGGCCGGAAGAAGTACCAGGAGCCCTTTCTCCCCCTCCTCCCCAACTGCCAGGCCATTCCCTACGACGACCTGGCAGCGCTCGAGGAAGCTCTGCACAAAAAAGAAGCCGCCGCCTTTATAGTGGAGCCCATTCAGGGAGAGGGGGGAATTATCGTCCCCTCCCCCGGCTACCTGCGGGAGGCCAAGCGTCTTTGCAGCCGATACGGGACTCTGCTCATAGTTGATGAGATCCAGACGGGCTTAGGGAGAACGGGTAAGCTTTTCGCCTGCGAGCACGACGGGGTGGAGCCGGACATCATCTGCTTGGCCAAATCTCTGGGAGGCGGGGTCATACCCATAGGCGCCTTTCTCACCACCGACGCCATCTGGAACAAAGCCTATGGCAGCCCCGACCGGGCCCAGCTACATACCTCCACCTTCGGCGGCAATGCCTGGGCCTGCGCCGCCGCCCTAGCTACCCTGGAAGTGATCTTAGAGGAAGACCTCCCCCGCCAGGCCGCCCGCAAAGGAGAATTCTTTCTCGCCCGGCTCCGGGAGCTCCAAGCGCGCTATCCCCACCTCATAAAGGAGGTCAGGGGCAAGGGGTTGTTGGTAGGGGTGGAGTTCGCCGAGAAGCAGAAAGGGGTTCTCTCGCGCCTGACTTTCGGCTGGGTCGACCGGCTGGCGGAAGAGTTCCTGGGTAGCCTGGTGGCCGGGCAGCTTTTAAATCGCTTCCGCATCCTCACCGCCTACACCCTGAACAATCCCAACGTCATCCGCCTCGAGCCCCCGCTGGTGGTGGAAGAGGAGGGGCTTCTGCAGGTGGCAGAAGCCCTGGAGAAAATCTTGAAGGAGAACCGTTCCTTCTTGGGCTTGGCCGCCAAAACCTTCTTAACCAAAGGAGGAAAGGAGGAGTAAACGTTTCATGCGCCTGGGACTGGTGAGCGACTCGCACGGGGAACTGGAAAATTTGCGCGAGGCCTTGCGGCAACTAAAGGAAAAATGGCGGGTGGAAATAGTGGCCCACCTAGGAGACGCCTGGGAGGACACGGTTGTCTTTGAGGAGTTCTCCGAACTTTCTTACTTGAGAGTGCCGGGCGTTTACTGCCCTCCTTACCGCGACCCGGCCGTCCCCAACCGCCTCGCCAAAGAAATCGCCGGCTACCGCCTGCTCTTCACCCATACCCCCACCGCTCATTCCCACGACCTCGAAGGAGATCCCGATCCCCAACTTTTGGCCCAGGCTGGAAAAGTAGATATCATCGCCTTCGGGCATACCCATATACCGGAGATCCGCCGGGAAGGGAAAGTTCTATGGGTGAACCCGGGCCACCTCAAAAGCCAAGACAAAAAAGGGCACTCCCCCTCCTACGCCGTTCTGGAGCTGGAGAAAAAGGCCGTCAAGGTCTGGCTGGTAGACCTTTTAAGCAGCGTGCCCTTCGCCGAGGAAATCTTCCAGCGGGAAGGCTAGCCTTCACTGTGGATGCGCCCCCGGGCCAGGGAGGCAAAGATCCCGGCAAAGCAAAGACAGGCGAAGCACAGAAAAGCCACCCGCGCCGCCTGGACAAACGGCCAAGAAAGATGGGTGCCCAAAGAGACCTTTCCCACGAAAAGCCCCAGTATCAGCATGGCGATCCCCATGCTGAAAGTCTGCCCCACTAGGCGCATGATGGCCAAAACAGCTGAGGCCACGGCCCGGAAGCGGGGAGTTACCGAACTCATGACGGCGTTGGTGTTCGGGGAGGCAAAAAGAGCAAACCCCAGCCCCAAAAGCAAAAGAATCCCTATGATATGCAAGATAGGGGTCTGCAGACTAAGTCCAAAGGCCAGAAAGAAAAGGCCCAACGTGGTTAAGGTCATTCCTAAAGAAGCGATTATCCGAGGTTCAACGCGGTCGGACAGCCAGCCGGCTATTGGGGAACCTAGGGTCATCACCGCCGGCTGAGAAAGGAGAATAAAGCCAGCGTGCTGGGGAGAAAGGCCCCGCACTTCCTGCAGGTAAAGGCTCAAGAAGAAGGTTACCGCATATGTGGCACTGTAGTTTATGAGGACCGCCAAGTTAGAAAAGGCAAAGGTCAAACTCTGGCGAAAGAGCCTAAGATTCAGCACCGGTGCCGGCGTCCTGCTCTCCCAGATAACAAACCCCAACCCTATGCTCAAGCCGGCAGCCAGAAGATAACCGCCCAAGCTATGGGGAAGTTCAGAGAAGCCGTACATCAGAGCGAAAAGCGAAAGTCCGGAAAGCAGAGAACCCAGGTAATCAAACTTTTCCTTTTCTGCTTCTGCCCATTCACCTTCCACCTTGGTAAGCAAAAGCAAAATTATCAGACCCAAGGGCACGTTTATCCAGAAGACGCTCCGCCAACCTAAGTACTGCACCAGCACCCCTCCCAGGAAGGGGCCGGTAGCCAGGCCCAGGTAAACGGCCGCAGCATTGAAGCCTAGCGCCTTACCCCGTTCGTTAGGGGGAAAGACGGAAGTCAAAATGGCAGCCGCCGTGCCGAAGATCATGGCTCCCCCTACTCCCTGCAGAGCGCGGAAAACGTAAAGCCAGAAAGGACTAGGGGACAAGGCCGAGAGCAGGGAAAAGATAGTGTACACTATCACACCGATGGTAAATACTTTCTTCCGGCCGTACATGTCGGCCAGTCTCCCTAAAGGCAAAAGCACCATAGCCGCCGCCAACAAAAAGATAGAGGCCACCCACCCTAGACTTATCACTCCCAAGCCCCACTCCCTGCCTATATCAGGAAGGGCCAGGTTCACCGCCGCCCCTATAAAGGGGGTAAGGAAGGAGCCCAGGGCGGTGGCCAGCAGGGCCATGCGGCGGGAAAGCACTACGTCTTTTCCGTTCATAAGAAGAGAAGCCCCCTTCGTGGAGGAAATTAAAAGACTTAATTTTCAAAGTAATTTAACCGCTCGTCCCCGATATTTGTCAAGTTTCTTCTAGGGCGAAGGGGGCTGCCGTAGCAGTAGAGGCAACCGGCCGGGCACTTCATGGTATACCATCCCAGGTCCACCGAATGGGTGCACCCGCATAGCTCACGCTGCCCCACCGCTTCATTGGTGCGGCACGGCTCTTTGCGCGGGTGTAAGAGCGTCAACAAGTAACCGTCGATACAGCGGGACTTGGGAAGGCCAGGGACACAGCAGGCGAAAAGCTTGGCTCCCGACTCCTGTGCCACTTTTTCTAGGTGCCTCCATATGTACTGCTTCTCCTCTTCCCCGAGCGCGATGAAGGAAAAGCCTTCCCGCTTAAGGCGCTCCTCCACCTTGGGGTACAGGGTCATGAAGGAAGAAGAAAAGCTTTTTACCCCTAGAGAGGCTGCCTTCCTTATGATTTCCGGCACCAGGTGAAGATTGGAGTAAACCTCCCTGCCCCGGCGGAAAGTAGCCAGGGGATCGGGGCGCAACCGCAATCGGCGCGGATCGCCTAAGAAAGAGATGAGTTCGGGAATAGAGCCCAGTACTTTCTCCGCCGGTGGCACTCCGGGCTCTACCACCGTCCCGCCAAAGCCGGTAACGGTGAGGTGCAGGTAAACCTGGTCGTACTGGCTGAGTACCCGGTGCAACTTCGACAAAACCGTGGCCGGGAATTTGGTCCAGACCACCACCGTGTGTACCCGCTCAGGAGGATAGCGGCGGAGGAGTAGCTCGGCCAATTTTTCGGCATGAAAGTAAGGTTCGGTGCGTCTCGACAAACTGACTACCACCCGCATAAAAACTCCCTTTCCCTGGCGCCGTTGACTCCTTCGCTCTCCCTAGCTAAACTTTGGTCTAGAGAAAGAGTATAAAAGGTAGTAGAAGGGGGTGGGAAGCATGCGGCGCGAAGCACCTATCCTACACGTGGACGTAAAAACGGGCGAAATCTTAATAAACCGGCTGGATGAGTTGGGCCTGGTGACCTCGGGCGAGGAAAGGATCGACCGCACGGTGCCTCCCGATGTCTCCCATCCCGAACTCGATCGCTGGCTTATGCGCGAACGTCCCAAGCGCCAGATAACTGCCGTGCTCCGCTCGGTGTTGGCTTCTTAAAAGATTTCAAAAGGGGAGCCCGTAAAAGCTCCCCTTAGTTAATTTAGGTTGAGCTCCAGCATAAGGTCAACTATCTTTCCCGCCACTCTTCCCGCGCCACACTTAGCCGAGGTACATAAAAGTCGGCTCAGCATCTGCAAAAGTTCCCGGTCTTCCGGCGAAAGTTCTTCTTTTTCTAGAAGTGAGCTTAAGGCAGCGGTCCCCATGTGTCCTACCGCACACTCGCCACAGCACTCCTGGGAAGCAAAATGCAAAAACTGCACGAGCACTTCTTTGAGCGGCGTCTCCTTGGTTACCGGAGGCCCGCTGCTTA
It encodes:
- the rgy gene encoding reverse gyrase; the encoded protein is MELFLLAHGCPNCSGSVTDERLAAGLPCPQCLPQAGNNLSLAAVCCALRKENKIRELSPFCRAEEGLKEFELFFRQVTGLNLSPLQRLWAKRFFLEEPFAIIAPPGVGKTTFGLTVSLYNPQKSLILVPTRLLVWQVAEKLSHFAEKAGSKKKILSMTGKAKEKKELMQSEYDILVATTQFFYRHWSEIASHPITLVFIDDVDALLKSSRQVDSLFYFLGYSPEEVERALRSPEGEPREAGKRPQRLLILSSATLKPRTNRVRLFQRLMGFSVQRAVSTQRRVVDCYEEVPDFARALARAAELVRQLGPGGLVLVSPEEGREGVKEATAYLQAQGIEAESYLELTPEELVSRLAEGSLEVAVGLAHPTNPLVRGLDLPHVLKYVIFVGAPSHFFPLDLSPAPGALHGLGLALFPLFTPEEQRQVLRELRYLRPYLNLPADAVSRYPALEKRVQAFASFLKEKLKDPSFWEKIRAAEDLNLREEEGKLYLVLGDATTYLQASGRVSRLTAAGLTRGLAITLCTERRVLLSLKKRLRALTPAEIEFIPLQEVDLAGVMRGIEEDRRRIKAGELADKEGPRTALVVVESPHKARTIASFWGKPGIRRVKGVLAYEIPADERHLIITASLGHVFNLSRQQGFFGVLTFNHHFLPVFDTIKIYRETGEELVDPEEVARYPEGTVWDKQEILRGLQHLAFEVDEVYIASDPDAEGEKIAYDLYLSLRPFNPHIYRLEFHEVTPSAFRRALENPGQVNLYRVQAQLTRRVLDRWVGFCLSRRLWQKFGNRHLSAGRVQTPVLGWVVARAEEGRQRKARLTFSLGEATFTLEVPDRELGQKIFGELEKLSWEILEISEEERSPLPPFTTDTILTEAAHRLRLSAPVTMKLLQELFELGFITYHRTDSTRVSETGRFLVAKPFILQHYGEELFHPRSWGEGGAHEAIRPTRPMTEAELRWMVGAGLVDLSQERALELYGLIFRRFMASQMAPARVRKAKVRFRVPSYAWETEVVVEQIAPGFALLWPNFSVTELRPEARLTGKEYRELPLAEPYTEGTLVQEMKRQGIGRPSTYAEIVATLLNRGYLVVRGGRLYPTRLGFKVYRYLKENFPEYADTALTREIEAAMDLIAEGKEDYQEVLQKLYKVREILA
- a CDS encoding aspartate aminotransferase family protein, encoding MEKLIGVKEALELSREKVRELHREYLNAGLCQLLRLLDFDKRFVKAEGAKLWDEEGKMYWDFLGSFGAMNIGHNHPKVLAALDLVRGFPTMVQTTLSPLAGALARNLCRLAPGGMKRAFFCNSGAEAVEGALKLARAATGRPGFIYCHNSFHGKTFGALSVTGRKKYQEPFLPLLPNCQAIPYDDLAALEEALHKKEAAAFIVEPIQGEGGIIVPSPGYLREAKRLCSRYGTLLIVDEIQTGLGRTGKLFACEHDGVEPDIICLAKSLGGGVIPIGAFLTTDAIWNKAYGSPDRAQLHTSTFGGNAWACAAALATLEVILEEDLPRQAARKGEFFLARLRELQARYPHLIKEVRGKGLLVGVEFAEKQKGVLSRLTFGWVDRLAEEFLGSLVAGQLLNRFRILTAYTLNNPNVIRLEPPLVVEEEGLLQVAEALEKILKENRSFLGLAAKTFLTKGGKEE
- a CDS encoding metallophosphoesterase family protein; amino-acid sequence: MRLGLVSDSHGELENLREALRQLKEKWRVEIVAHLGDAWEDTVVFEEFSELSYLRVPGVYCPPYRDPAVPNRLAKEIAGYRLLFTHTPTAHSHDLEGDPDPQLLAQAGKVDIIAFGHTHIPEIRREGKVLWVNPGHLKSQDKKGHSPSYAVLELEKKAVKVWLVDLLSSVPFAEEIFQREG
- a CDS encoding MFS transporter, yielding MNGKDVVLSRRMALLATALGSFLTPFIGAAVNLALPDIGREWGLGVISLGWVASIFLLAAAMVLLPLGRLADMYGRKKVFTIGVIVYTIFSLLSALSPSPFWLYVFRALQGVGGAMIFGTAAAILTSVFPPNERGKALGFNAAAVYLGLATGPFLGGVLVQYLGWRSVFWINVPLGLIILLLLTKVEGEWAEAEKEKFDYLGSLLSGLSLFALMYGFSELPHSLGGYLLAAGLSIGLGFVIWESRTPAPVLNLRLFRQSLTFAFSNLAVLINYSATYAVTFFLSLYLQEVRGLSPQHAGFILLSQPAVMTLGSPIAGWLSDRVEPRIIASLGMTLTTLGLFFLAFGLSLQTPILHIIGILLLLGLGFALFASPNTNAVMSSVTPRFRAVASAVLAIMRLVGQTFSMGIAMLILGLFVGKVSLGTHLSWPFVQAARVAFLCFACLCFAGIFASLARGRIHSEG
- a CDS encoding DUF1848 family protein, which translates into the protein MRVVVSLSRRTEPYFHAEKLAELLLRRYPPERVHTVVVWTKFPATVLSKLHRVLSQYDQVYLHLTVTGFGGTVVEPGVPPAEKVLGSIPELISFLGDPRRLRLRPDPLATFRRGREVYSNLHLVPEIIRKAASLGVKSFSSSFMTLYPKVEERLKREGFSFIALGEEEKQYIWRHLEKVAQESGAKLFACCVPGLPKSRCIDGYLLTLLHPRKEPCRTNEAVGQRELCGCTHSVDLGWYTMKCPAGCLYCYGSPLRPRRNLTNIGDERLNYFEN
- a CDS encoding NADH-ubiquinone oxidoreductase-F iron-sulfur binding region domain-containing protein, which codes for MTVRLDPGEIARLVGVMGISSGPPVTKETPLKEVLVQFLHFASQECCGECAVGHMGTAALSSLLEKEELSPEDRELLQMLSRLLCTSAKCGAGRVAGKIVDLMLELNLN